One stretch of Oncorhynchus tshawytscha isolate Ot180627B linkage group LG19, Otsh_v2.0, whole genome shotgun sequence DNA includes these proteins:
- the LOC112218606 gene encoding ADP-ribosylation factor 4 — translation MGLLISSVFTRLFGKKQMRILMVGLDAAGKTTILYKLKLGEIVTTIPTIGFNVETVEYKNICFTVWDVGGQDKIRPLWRHYFQNTQGLIFVVDSNDRERVAESAEELSKMLQEDELREAVLLVFANKQDLPNAMAVSDLTDKLGLQSLRSRVWHVQATCATQGTGLYEGLDWLSNELSKQ, via the exons ATGGGGCTCCTAATCTCGTCAGTTTTTACCAGACTGTTCGGCAAGAAACAGATGAGAATACTTATGG TGGGTTTGGATGCTGCAGGGAAAACTACTATCTTGTACAAACTGAAGCTGGGAGAAATAGTGACCACCATTCCAACTATcg GCTTTAACGTGGAGACGGTGGAGTATAAGAACATCTGCTTCACGGTATGGGATGTGGGTGGTCAGGATAAGATCAGACCCCTCTGGAGACACTACTTCCAGAACACACAG GGTCTGATCTTTGTAGTAGACAgcaacgacagagagagagtggccgAGTCTGCAGAGGAGCTCTCTAAAATG CTCCAGGAGGATGAGTTGAGAGAAGCAGTGTTGCTGGTGTTTGCTAACAAGCAGGACCTTCCCAATGCTATGGCCGTCAGCGACCTTACAGACAAACTGGGACTGCAGAGCCTCCGCAGCAGAGTG TGGCACGTGCAGGCGACCTGTGCGACCCAGGGCACAGGACTGTATGAAGGACTGGACTGGCTTTCCAACGAGCTGTCCAAGCAATAA